A part of Candidatus Krumholzibacteriia bacterium genomic DNA contains:
- the feoB gene encoding ferrous iron transport protein B translates to MSTVLEPTTTTEAPATLRVALAGNPNSGKTSLFNALTGSRQRVGNYAGVTVEKRLGHRNTDTNRLEFLDLPGTYSLSSYSPEERIAQEELLRDDLDVVVVVADSTLLRRSLVLLAQIMQTGNRAVLCLNMADEAEQAGQRLDLGAMEELLGIPVVSTVAHRRLGMRELVDAIERATALRPVADRVVLGDRLHDAIAAVAAELPTRTTGLDWRATRLLAGDEGVLDETAPRKVCDVAAAQRVRLEAETGREVSVYLMEQYFGFVDGLLTEVTLRPQRADARAFSDAVDRVAVNRWLGLPLFAAAIYGIFWLTFTVGALPMEWIESGFARLAGVVDGLWAPGSESPLRSLLVDGIIGGVGGVLVFLPNVVLLFLGLAILEDTGYMARAAFLMDRVMHRFGLHGKSFMPMVTGFGCSIPGIMATRTLENERDRLTTMLVLPLMSCGARLPIWLLLVPAFFAPKWQAPALFGIYAFGVLAALTLALVLRKSVLRGDDAPFVMELPPYRVPTLRGVLTRIGDRAWIYLRKAGTIILAISILMWAITAYPKKDVYDVDAAVEAGTVQLTDAQIENARAAEDLRFSIAGRIGHAMAPVIEPLGFDWKMGTAMVGAFAAKEVFVSQMGIVYSMGETDEESTSLRDAIRSEYSIVTGISLILFLLISTPCMATIAVTRRESGRWRWALLQLGGLTVVAYFVSLTVSQVGRLLV, encoded by the coding sequence ATGAGCACGGTCCTCGAACCGACGACCACGACCGAGGCCCCGGCGACCCTGCGGGTCGCCCTGGCCGGCAACCCGAACAGCGGCAAGACCTCGCTGTTCAACGCGCTCACCGGATCACGCCAGCGCGTCGGCAACTACGCGGGCGTCACGGTCGAGAAGCGGCTCGGGCACCGGAACACCGACACCAACCGCCTCGAGTTCCTCGATCTCCCCGGCACCTACAGCCTGAGTTCGTACTCGCCCGAGGAGCGCATCGCGCAGGAGGAGTTGCTGCGCGACGACCTCGACGTGGTGGTCGTCGTCGCCGACTCCACCCTGCTGCGGCGCAGTCTCGTGCTGCTCGCCCAGATCATGCAGACGGGCAACCGCGCGGTGCTGTGCCTGAACATGGCCGACGAGGCCGAACAGGCGGGACAGCGTCTGGACCTCGGAGCCATGGAAGAACTCCTGGGCATCCCCGTGGTGTCGACCGTCGCGCACCGCCGTCTGGGGATGCGGGAACTCGTCGACGCCATCGAGCGCGCGACCGCTCTCCGCCCCGTGGCCGATCGCGTGGTCCTCGGTGATCGCCTGCACGATGCGATCGCGGCCGTGGCCGCCGAGCTCCCGACCCGGACGACGGGCCTCGACTGGCGGGCCACGCGCCTGCTCGCCGGCGACGAGGGCGTGCTCGACGAGACCGCCCCGCGCAAGGTCTGCGACGTGGCCGCCGCCCAGCGCGTACGCCTCGAGGCCGAAACGGGCCGCGAGGTCTCGGTGTACCTCATGGAGCAGTACTTCGGCTTCGTCGACGGTCTGCTCACCGAGGTCACGCTGCGCCCCCAGCGCGCCGACGCCCGCGCCTTCTCCGACGCTGTCGACCGCGTGGCCGTGAACCGCTGGCTCGGACTGCCGCTGTTCGCCGCGGCCATCTACGGCATCTTCTGGCTCACCTTCACCGTGGGCGCCCTGCCCATGGAATGGATCGAGTCGGGCTTCGCGCGGCTCGCCGGAGTCGTCGACGGGCTCTGGGCTCCGGGATCGGAGTCGCCGCTGCGCTCGCTGCTGGTCGACGGGATCATCGGCGGCGTGGGCGGCGTGCTCGTGTTCCTGCCCAACGTGGTGCTGCTCTTCCTGGGACTGGCGATCCTGGAGGACACCGGATACATGGCGCGCGCGGCCTTCCTCATGGACCGCGTGATGCACCGATTCGGTCTGCACGGCAAGAGCTTCATGCCCATGGTCACCGGCTTCGGTTGCTCCATTCCGGGGATCATGGCCACGCGCACGCTCGAGAACGAACGCGACCGTCTCACCACGATGCTCGTGCTGCCGCTCATGTCGTGCGGCGCGCGTCTGCCGATCTGGTTGCTCCTGGTACCGGCCTTCTTCGCCCCGAAGTGGCAGGCGCCGGCGCTGTTCGGGATCTACGCCTTCGGCGTGCTCGCGGCGCTGACGCTGGCGCTGGTGCTCCGCAAGTCGGTGCTGCGCGGTGACGACGCTCCCTTCGTGATGGAGCTGCCGCCCTACCGCGTGCCCACGCTGCGCGGCGTGCTCACCCGGATCGGCGACCGTGCGTGGATCTACCTGCGCAAGGCGGGAACGATCATCCTGGCGATCTCGATCCTCATGTGGGCGATCACGGCCTACCCGAAGAAGGACGTCTACGACGTCGACGCGGCCGTCGAGGCGGGCACCGTGCAGCTCACCGACGCGCAGATCGAGAACGCCCGCGCGGCCGAGGACCTGCGCTTCTCGATCGCCGGCCGCATCGGTCACGCCATGGCGCCCGTGATCGAACCGCTGGGCTTCGACTGGAAGATGGGGACCGCCATGGTCGGCGCCTTCGCGGCCAAGGAGGTCTTCGTCTCGCAGATGGGCATCGTCTACTCGATGGGCGAGACCGACGAGGAGTCCACGTCGCTGCGCGACGCCATCCGCAGCGAGTACTCCATCGTCACCGGGATCTCGCTCATCCTCTTCCTGCTGATCTCCACTCCCTGCATGGCGACCATCGCCGTCACCCGGCGCGAGTCGGGCCGTTGGCGCTGGGCGCTCCTCCAACTCGGCGGCCTCACCGTGGTCGCCTACTTCGTCTCGCTCACCGTTTCCCAGGTCGGCCGCCTGCTGGTCTGA
- a CDS encoding ferrous iron transport protein A, giving the protein MKLSGLDPRRDGVVREIQGNGAVRQRLMDMGFLPSTPVRMERVAPTGEPVWVRICGGQVALRRSEADAVVLDDLSGNEEAGR; this is encoded by the coding sequence ATGAAACTGAGTGGGCTCGATCCCCGACGCGACGGGGTGGTCCGGGAGATCCAGGGCAACGGTGCCGTGCGGCAGCGCCTCATGGACATGGGATTCCTTCCGAGCACGCCCGTCCGGATGGAGCGCGTGGCCCCGACGGGCGAGCCCGTCTGGGTGCGGATCTGCGGCGGACAGGTGGCGTTGCGGCGCAGCGAGGCCGACGCGGTCGTGCTCGACGACCTCTCCGGCAACGAGGAGGCAGGACGATGA
- a CDS encoding PDZ domain-containing protein: protein MLLRILPLLLLAVPTTTTADDDTRLLRQPTLSAEHVAFTHGSDLWIVGRDGGVARRLTATAAVESDPHFSPDGRWIAFTSNRDGTPAVYVVGIEGGTPRRLTWHPAGSAARGWSPDGDRILYMSTRGTAPRGYGRLWTVDADGGPSTVLPAPWAWDGSFAGDGERIVIDRVTRWDWEWQNYRGGQNTPLVILDLESLEETWLPNPDRSTDRHPVWVGDRVVFLSDRDWTMNVWSYDVATGALEQITDFEGTDVKTLDGGTQGLVFERDGFVHLLDPASGDVERLRITVRGDFPWARPQWEDVGGSVSWARLSPTGKRAVVQARGEVFTVPVEHGDARNLSRSSGAHDRTPVWSPDGGTIAWFRDDGDGYELVLTDQDGLSEPRRIDIGESKMAWEVTWSPDGERIAFVDDDVRVRVVEVESGDVETVDVGGTNLERGDMGLTWSPDSQWLAYAKTFENDFRRIVVWSVESDDTSVLTDPLADSTAPAFDRDGRHLYFLASTDLALGSGWANTSSIPADPTYAAWVMILRADDPTPFPLRSDEEEVVVEEEEETGSEEPEDGEDGEGTEDEDVRIDVEGIHERIVALPVPAARYRIAVAGPEGTVFLGEQVEDAPGLRLQKFSLEEREAETFAEGVRSVAVSNDGESMIHRTPGGWSVVSTASPPQPGDGALDLDLQMRLDRRAEWQQLFDEAWRYERDFFYDPGLHGADWDAVRDRYRPLVEHVRHRADLTYVLDQMNGELAVGHSFVGGGDLPDVDDSGVGLLGADLVAHDGRWRIDRIYTLESWNPGLSAPLARPGLRADEGDYLLAVNGVELTDDDDPYRRLDGTAGRQTLVHLNDEPTMDEAWTVTVEPIRSERRLRLRAWVEDNRRRVDELSDGRLAYVWVPNTAGPGFVSFNRYFFAQQDKQGAVIDARYNGGGLLDDYMVDLMTRGLRAALTNEAEGGQPMVLPTGVLGPKVLLINALAGSGGDYFPWAFRQQEVGPLIGTRTWGGLVKSSVHYPMIDGGVLTAPDNAVFDPVAGEYVAENEGVPPDIEVRLDARSAAEGRDPQLERAVDEALRLLEAAPEIEVERPSYPRPARPRR, encoded by the coding sequence GTGCTGCTCCGCATCCTGCCACTGCTCCTGCTCGCCGTTCCGACCACCACCACCGCCGACGACGACACGCGCCTGCTCCGCCAGCCGACGCTGAGCGCCGAGCACGTGGCCTTCACCCACGGCTCCGATCTGTGGATCGTGGGCCGCGACGGCGGCGTCGCCCGGCGTCTCACCGCCACGGCGGCCGTGGAGAGCGATCCGCACTTCTCTCCCGACGGACGGTGGATCGCCTTCACCTCGAACCGCGACGGCACCCCGGCCGTGTACGTGGTGGGCATCGAGGGTGGCACGCCGCGACGACTGACCTGGCATCCGGCCGGGAGCGCCGCGCGGGGCTGGTCGCCCGACGGCGACCGCATCCTGTACATGTCGACCCGCGGTACCGCGCCCCGCGGCTACGGCCGGCTCTGGACGGTGGACGCCGACGGCGGTCCGTCGACCGTGCTGCCCGCGCCCTGGGCCTGGGACGGCTCCTTCGCGGGCGACGGCGAGCGTATCGTGATCGACCGCGTGACCCGCTGGGACTGGGAGTGGCAGAACTACCGCGGCGGACAGAACACGCCGCTGGTGATCCTCGACCTCGAATCGCTCGAGGAGACCTGGCTGCCGAATCCCGATCGCTCGACCGACCGCCACCCGGTGTGGGTCGGCGACCGCGTGGTCTTCCTCAGCGACCGTGACTGGACCATGAACGTGTGGTCCTACGACGTCGCGACCGGCGCGCTCGAGCAGATCACCGACTTCGAGGGCACCGACGTGAAGACCCTCGACGGTGGAACGCAGGGACTGGTGTTCGAACGTGACGGCTTCGTGCACCTCCTCGATCCGGCGTCGGGCGACGTGGAGCGCCTGCGGATCACCGTGCGCGGGGACTTCCCCTGGGCACGGCCGCAGTGGGAGGACGTGGGCGGTTCGGTCTCGTGGGCGCGGCTCTCGCCGACGGGCAAGCGCGCCGTGGTCCAGGCGCGCGGCGAGGTCTTCACCGTGCCCGTCGAGCACGGCGACGCGCGCAACCTCTCGCGCAGCTCCGGCGCCCACGACCGCACGCCGGTGTGGTCACCCGACGGCGGCACGATCGCGTGGTTCCGCGACGACGGCGACGGCTACGAACTGGTCCTCACCGACCAGGACGGCCTGTCGGAGCCGCGCCGCATCGACATCGGCGAATCGAAGATGGCCTGGGAGGTCACGTGGTCGCCCGACGGCGAACGCATCGCCTTCGTCGACGACGACGTCCGGGTGCGTGTGGTCGAGGTCGAGTCGGGCGACGTCGAGACCGTCGACGTCGGCGGTACGAATCTCGAGCGCGGCGACATGGGCCTGACCTGGTCGCCCGACTCGCAGTGGCTGGCCTACGCGAAGACCTTCGAGAACGACTTCCGCCGCATCGTCGTGTGGTCGGTCGAGTCCGACGACACCTCCGTGCTCACCGATCCCCTGGCCGACTCCACCGCCCCCGCGTTCGACCGCGACGGCCGGCACCTCTACTTCCTCGCCAGCACCGACCTCGCCCTGGGCTCGGGCTGGGCCAACACGAGTTCGATCCCCGCCGACCCGACCTACGCCGCGTGGGTCATGATCCTGCGCGCCGACGACCCCACGCCCTTCCCGTTGCGCAGCGACGAGGAGGAGGTCGTCGTCGAAGAAGAGGAAGAGACCGGCTCCGAGGAGCCCGAAGACGGCGAGGACGGCGAAGGGACGGAGGACGAGGACGTCCGCATCGACGTCGAGGGGATCCACGAGCGGATCGTGGCGCTCCCCGTGCCGGCCGCCCGCTATCGGATCGCGGTCGCCGGTCCCGAGGGGACGGTGTTCCTCGGCGAGCAGGTCGAGGATGCGCCGGGACTGCGGCTGCAGAAGTTCTCGCTCGAGGAGCGCGAGGCCGAGACCTTCGCCGAGGGGGTGCGTTCGGTCGCCGTGTCGAACGACGGTGAATCGATGATCCATCGCACGCCGGGCGGCTGGAGCGTGGTGTCGACCGCGTCGCCCCCGCAGCCGGGCGACGGCGCGCTCGATCTCGACCTGCAGATGCGCCTCGACCGCCGCGCCGAGTGGCAGCAGCTGTTCGACGAGGCCTGGCGCTACGAGCGGGACTTCTTCTACGACCCCGGCCTGCACGGCGCCGACTGGGACGCGGTGCGCGATCGCTACCGTCCGTTGGTCGAACACGTGCGCCACCGCGCCGATCTGACCTACGTCCTCGACCAGATGAACGGCGAACTCGCCGTGGGCCACAGCTTCGTCGGCGGCGGCGACCTGCCCGACGTCGACGACTCCGGGGTCGGGCTGCTCGGGGCCGACCTCGTCGCCCACGACGGGCGCTGGCGCATCGACCGCATCTACACGCTCGAGAGCTGGAACCCCGGCCTGTCCGCTCCGCTCGCCCGGCCCGGACTGCGCGCCGACGAGGGCGACTACCTGCTCGCCGTGAACGGCGTCGAGCTGACCGACGACGACGATCCCTACCGTCGGCTCGACGGCACGGCCGGCCGTCAGACCCTGGTGCACCTGAACGACGAACCCACCATGGACGAGGCCTGGACGGTGACCGTCGAGCCCATCCGCAGCGAGCGCCGGTTGCGCCTGCGCGCCTGGGTCGAGGACAACCGCCGCCGTGTCGACGAACTGTCCGACGGGCGCCTGGCCTACGTGTGGGTGCCGAACACCGCCGGACCCGGATTCGTCTCGTTCAACCGCTACTTCTTCGCCCAACAGGACAAGCAGGGCGCCGTGATCGACGCGCGGTACAACGGCGGCGGTCTGCTCGACGACTACATGGTCGATCTCATGACCCGCGGTCTGCGCGCGGCCCTGACCAACGAGGCCGAGGGTGGCCAGCCCATGGTCCTTCCGACCGGTGTGCTCGGACCGAAGGTGCTACTGATCAACGCCCTGGCCGGATCGGGCGGGGACTACTTCCCCTGGGCCTTCCGCCAGCAGGAGGTCGGGCCGTTGATCGGCACCCGTACCTGGGGCGGGCTCGTGAAGTCGTCGGTCCACTACCCGATGATCGACGGCGGCGTGCTCACCGCACCCGACAACGCGGTCTTCGACCCTGTCGCCGGCGAGTACGTGGCCGAGAACGAAGGCGTGCCGCCCGACATCGAGGTGCGCCTGGACGCCCGCTCGGCAGCCGAGGGCCGCGACCCGCAACTGGAACGCGCAGTGGACGAAGCGCTGCGTCTGCTCGAGGCCGCACCGGAGATCGAGGTCGAAAGGCCATCGTACCCGCGGCCGGCACGGCCCCGGCGCTGA
- a CDS encoding cation:proton antiporter encodes MELLLIMLLVLLALSRAFAEVAERLGQPGLVGELAAGILLGLLAAPVARVSGVPIDFVHDVQETHAFEAITELGIFFLMLLGGLDLRPRDMAQASRSAFVIALGGLLVPLAAGLALGWWLLPASDVKTAQSVFLGTALAITAVPVSIRVLRDLGRLDTRVGSVVVSAAVYDDVLSLVLLAVLTALLKTGAWPSAAGLLLLGGKVLLFFAVTVGFGRWILPRIGRVLHLSRASEFPFSTVLVTALAFGVLAEQLGMHFILGAFMAGLFFQRGTLDDEAFESVRRRTEGITTGFLAPIFFASIGLHLTGSAVVETPWFLVALLVIAFFAKLLGGGLVAYLMERDPAGAAVVGSAMSARGAVELIIADIALRAGLFDAPTPTPPIVENMFSAVVIMAVVTTVATPVAVNWILRWDAARDSKMLEQ; translated from the coding sequence GTGGAACTCCTGCTGATCATGCTGCTGGTGCTGCTGGCCCTCAGCCGGGCCTTCGCCGAGGTGGCCGAACGCCTCGGCCAGCCCGGGCTGGTGGGAGAGCTGGCCGCGGGCATCCTGCTGGGTCTGCTGGCCGCGCCGGTGGCCCGGGTGTCGGGCGTTCCCATCGACTTCGTCCACGACGTGCAGGAGACGCACGCCTTCGAGGCCATCACCGAGCTGGGGATCTTCTTCCTCATGCTGCTCGGTGGCCTCGACCTGCGGCCGCGCGACATGGCGCAGGCCTCGCGCAGCGCCTTCGTCATCGCCCTCGGTGGTCTGTTGGTCCCGCTCGCAGCCGGGCTGGCCCTGGGCTGGTGGCTGCTGCCCGCCTCCGACGTGAAGACGGCGCAGTCCGTGTTCCTGGGCACGGCCCTGGCGATCACCGCGGTCCCGGTGTCGATCCGCGTGCTGCGCGACCTCGGCCGACTCGACACGCGCGTGGGCAGCGTGGTCGTGTCGGCGGCGGTGTACGACGACGTGCTCAGTCTGGTCCTTCTGGCCGTTCTGACGGCCCTGTTGAAGACCGGCGCCTGGCCGTCGGCAGCCGGTCTGTTGCTGCTCGGCGGCAAGGTCCTGCTGTTCTTCGCCGTGACCGTCGGCTTCGGGCGCTGGATCCTGCCGCGCATCGGTCGGGTGCTGCACCTCTCGCGGGCCAGCGAGTTCCCCTTCAGCACCGTGCTGGTCACCGCGCTCGCCTTCGGTGTGCTGGCCGAGCAGCTGGGCATGCACTTCATCCTGGGCGCTTTCATGGCGGGCCTGTTCTTCCAGCGCGGAACCCTGGACGACGAGGCGTTCGAGTCGGTCCGCCGGCGCACCGAGGGCATCACCACCGGATTCCTCGCACCGATCTTCTTCGCCTCGATCGGTCTGCACCTGACGGGATCGGCGGTGGTCGAGACCCCGTGGTTCCTCGTGGCGCTGCTGGTGATCGCCTTCTTCGCGAAGTTGCTCGGCGGTGGTCTCGTGGCCTATCTGATGGAACGTGACCCGGCCGGTGCGGCGGTGGTGGGCTCGGCCATGAGCGCGCGGGGCGCGGTCGAACTGATCATCGCCGACATCGCGCTGCGCGCCGGACTGTTCGACGCACCCACGCCGACGCCACCGATCGTCGAGAACATGTTCTCCGCGGTGGTGATCATGGCCGTGGTGACCACGGTGGCCACGCCGGTGGCCGTGAACTGGATCCTGCGGTGGGACGCGGCGCGGGACTCGAAGATGCTCGAGCAGTGA
- a CDS encoding FeoB-associated Cys-rich membrane protein: MEHALVTVIVTVAAFAVLAPAIRGTRKNAKNDSPCGGGCGGCNLGCDLKSKLAITGAVLALLVTPAAALDTVEPYDAGATDAEYYLGYGGMGQAAADRELSNEIVLGYGLMNGFAAYLGTCVAVDQQYFRGESSLCFGLISTPLETDHVDVDLALDVGAAGDGLGTLSLSPMAEINYDHDPEMGSWGLYLRGGYSAYGGSGDPALGSSSARRLVDFTVNPGAYLRLTERHELLVEYDRTMGVGDDRTADETVHGFAIGMNSLVTPSLELVTQLHRDVPPTGQDATWSFTLGFIAGLPTGN, from the coding sequence ATGGAACACGCACTCGTCACCGTCATCGTCACCGTTGCCGCCTTCGCGGTCCTGGCCCCGGCCATCCGTGGGACGCGGAAGAACGCGAAGAACGACTCGCCCTGCGGCGGAGGATGCGGAGGCTGCAACCTCGGCTGCGACCTGAAGTCGAAGCTGGCGATCACCGGAGCCGTCCTGGCCCTGCTCGTGACCCCGGCCGCCGCCCTCGACACCGTCGAGCCCTACGACGCCGGTGCCACCGACGCCGAGTACTACCTGGGCTACGGCGGAATGGGTCAGGCCGCGGCCGACCGCGAACTCTCCAACGAGATCGTGCTCGGCTACGGTCTCATGAACGGATTCGCGGCCTACCTCGGCACCTGCGTCGCCGTCGACCAGCAGTACTTCCGCGGCGAATCGAGCCTGTGCTTCGGTCTGATCAGCACTCCGCTCGAGACCGACCACGTCGACGTCGACCTGGCGCTGGACGTCGGCGCGGCCGGCGACGGTCTCGGAACCCTGAGCCTCAGTCCCATGGCCGAAATCAACTACGACCACGATCCCGAGATGGGCAGCTGGGGTCTGTACCTGCGCGGTGGCTACTCGGCCTACGGTGGATCCGGTGATCCGGCGCTGGGTAGCAGCAGCGCCCGGCGCCTCGTCGACTTCACCGTCAATCCGGGTGCCTACCTGCGCCTGACCGAGCGCCACGAACTGCTGGTGGAGTACGACCGCACGATGGGCGTGGGCGACGACCGTACCGCCGACGAGACCGTGCACGGATTCGCCATCGGCATGAACAGCCTCGTGACCCCGTCGCTCGAGCTGGTCACCCAGTTGCACCGCGACGTGCCGCCGACGGGTCAGGACGCCACATGGAGCTTCACCCTGGGCTTCATCGCGGGCCTGCCCACCGGCAACTGA
- a CDS encoding DUF5916 domain-containing protein: protein MTLRLGLLVVVALGLYGPSAMAFDSFVPNRTESSLHPTHASGRLHERPYVHAQRVDPGSIELDGRLDDPVWSTIPSGWGFVEHEPDRGVAADETTVFRVAYDDEALYFAVACFERDPSLTSSTLCRRDNLQNSDLVSVYVDPYHDRTTGYNFRVNPDGSQADAYVFDDGNRDSDWDAVWTAETFRDERGWSTEMRIPFAAIRYRPADEMTWGLQVYRWMHGRGVDTGWAHWDRDDAGFVSRFGELRGLRSVPAAKQVEVIPYVVARSTNPDFGGRAGDLSDFQNFGADLRYGLTADLTLNATLQPDFGQVEADPAVLNLGPFENFFDERRPFFVEGARAFQHPDFNLFYSRRIGEGGENTRIKFAGKVIGKTAGDVSVATLLATTDRTLPGRAHNPFADGDDQTWYAVTRFGKEFAHGDHRVNFMQTAVLRDGDTRTDLDADTRRSRDAYGSGADFELTFDERAYRVQGSMVATVIDDAPVADGTPVDHEPVVGTAGQLRVGKYGGRWRGSLRGRWEGDRFDPNDAGRLAAADEMFGSLWLQRRLGGGEGDAITDGSVELSLHRKWLYAGRSVIDPTDPGGTLFSYGGGVPSGGGGNVNASIQTRSRWRGWLGLWHDVEGVSKFETRFFDGVRGPLIETPARSGFWLGFNSDFRRDLVLEAEWNERGTEAGSHTRDLRASLRWIQNTRMNHRLSASWNTATTDAQWVGNYATADGQPGIGGVSYVFGELDSETLDLTLRSNVLFTRNQSLELYAQPFLARGSFSRPRALTRPGSYDFAPVETVLEEDDDGDLVGRDFDIRDEDFRLASINLNVVYRWEYRPGSALFLVWTHARDGNLTRGSAFDDGRTFSDRFDADALFRNRPVNTFLVKLSYWWSL, encoded by the coding sequence GTGACCCTGCGCCTGGGACTCCTCGTGGTCGTCGCGCTCGGCCTGTACGGTCCGAGCGCGATGGCCTTCGACTCGTTCGTGCCCAACCGCACCGAGTCTTCTCTCCACCCCACCCACGCGAGCGGACGACTGCACGAGCGCCCGTACGTGCACGCCCAACGGGTGGATCCCGGGTCGATCGAGCTCGACGGAAGACTCGACGACCCGGTGTGGTCGACGATCCCCTCCGGCTGGGGATTCGTCGAGCACGAGCCCGACCGCGGCGTAGCCGCCGACGAGACCACCGTGTTCCGCGTGGCCTACGACGACGAGGCGTTGTACTTCGCCGTGGCGTGCTTCGAACGCGATCCGTCGTTGACGTCGTCGACCCTCTGCCGCCGCGACAACCTGCAGAACTCCGACCTCGTGAGCGTGTACGTCGACCCCTACCACGACCGCACCACGGGCTACAATTTCCGCGTCAACCCCGACGGATCGCAGGCCGACGCCTATGTCTTCGACGACGGCAACCGCGATTCCGACTGGGACGCCGTGTGGACGGCCGAGACCTTCCGCGACGAGCGCGGCTGGTCGACGGAGATGCGGATCCCCTTCGCGGCCATCCGCTACCGACCGGCCGACGAGATGACCTGGGGCCTGCAGGTCTACCGCTGGATGCACGGCCGCGGCGTCGACACCGGATGGGCGCACTGGGACCGCGACGACGCCGGCTTCGTCAGTCGCTTCGGCGAACTCCGGGGCCTGCGCAGCGTGCCCGCGGCCAAGCAGGTCGAAGTGATCCCCTACGTCGTGGCGCGCTCGACGAATCCGGACTTCGGCGGCCGGGCCGGCGATCTGAGCGACTTCCAGAACTTCGGCGCCGACCTCCGCTACGGCCTGACCGCAGACCTCACGCTGAACGCCACCCTGCAGCCCGACTTCGGCCAGGTCGAGGCGGACCCGGCCGTGCTCAACCTGGGTCCCTTCGAGAACTTCTTCGACGAGCGCCGCCCGTTCTTCGTCGAGGGCGCGCGCGCCTTCCAGCACCCCGACTTCAACCTCTTCTACTCGCGACGCATCGGCGAGGGCGGCGAGAACACGCGCATCAAGTTCGCCGGCAAGGTGATCGGCAAGACCGCCGGCGACGTCTCGGTCGCCACCCTGCTCGCCACCACCGACCGCACGCTTCCCGGCCGGGCCCACAATCCCTTCGCCGACGGCGACGACCAGACCTGGTACGCGGTCACCCGCTTCGGCAAGGAGTTCGCCCACGGCGACCATCGCGTGAACTTCATGCAGACCGCCGTGCTGCGCGACGGCGACACCCGCACCGATCTCGACGCCGACACCCGCCGCTCGCGCGACGCCTACGGCTCGGGTGCCGACTTCGAACTGACCTTCGACGAGCGCGCGTACCGCGTGCAGGGCAGCATGGTGGCGACGGTGATCGACGACGCACCCGTGGCCGACGGCACTCCCGTCGACCACGAGCCGGTGGTCGGAACGGCCGGGCAGCTGCGGGTCGGCAAGTACGGCGGCCGCTGGCGCGGGTCGCTGCGTGGTCGATGGGAAGGCGATCGCTTCGACCCCAACGACGCCGGCCGCCTGGCCGCCGCCGACGAGATGTTCGGCTCGCTGTGGTTGCAGCGCCGGCTCGGAGGCGGCGAGGGTGACGCGATCACCGACGGCAGCGTGGAACTCAGCCTGCATCGGAAGTGGCTCTACGCCGGCCGCAGCGTCATCGACCCCACCGATCCCGGTGGCACCCTGTTCTCCTACGGCGGCGGTGTGCCGTCGGGTGGCGGCGGGAACGTCAACGCATCGATCCAGACCCGATCGCGGTGGCGCGGCTGGCTCGGGCTGTGGCACGACGTCGAGGGCGTGTCGAAGTTCGAGACCCGCTTCTTCGACGGTGTCCGCGGTCCCCTGATCGAGACGCCGGCACGCAGCGGATTCTGGCTCGGTTTCAACTCGGACTTCCGGCGCGATCTGGTGCTCGAGGCCGAGTGGAACGAGCGCGGAACCGAAGCCGGCTCGCACACGCGGGACCTGCGCGCGTCGCTGCGCTGGATCCAGAACACACGCATGAACCATCGCCTGAGCGCGAGCTGGAACACGGCCACCACCGATGCCCAGTGGGTCGGCAACTACGCGACCGCCGACGGCCAGCCCGGCATCGGCGGGGTGAGCTACGTGTTCGGCGAGCTCGACAGTGAGACCCTCGACCTCACCCTTCGCAGCAACGTCCTGTTCACGCGCAACCAGAGCCTCGAGCTGTACGCGCAGCCCTTCCTGGCGCGCGGATCCTTCTCGCGCCCGCGAGCGCTGACCCGCCCGGGGAGCTACGACTTCGCGCCGGTCGAGACCGTGCTCGAGGAGGACGACGACGGAGACCTCGTGGGTCGGGACTTCGACATCCGCGACGAGGACTTCCGCCTGGCCTCGATCAACCTGAACGTGGTCTACCGCTGGGAGTACCGCCCCGGGTCGGCCCTCTTCCTGGTGTGGACCCACGCGCGCGACGGCAACCTGACCCGTGGCAGCGCCTTCGACGACGGACGCACGTTCAGCGACCGCTTCGACGCCGACGCGCTCTTCCGCAACCGGCCGGTGAACACCTTCCTGGTGAAGCTCAGCTACTGGTGGTCTCTGTAG